CTGCTCGACTGGTCTGCCGCGCAGGAAAAGCGCATTCTGTCGGGTTTCGTAAGCCTGCCGATCGTCAACGAGCAGCCACATCCGCAACATGGACTGTCGATCGCGCAGCAAATCGCCGCAGGTAACGATGTGATCCGCGAATCGGTGCGTTATTATCTGCAGCCATCCTCAAGTGAGATTCTGCTCGGCTGAACGGCGTCGGCGTTTCCTCGAACGATTTCTGTGCTCTCTGTGAGAATTATGCGACTGCCGTGTGCCGAACGTTTTTCCTGCGCTAAAGTTCAAGACGGATAGGCGCGGGCAAGATGCGCGATGGAAGGGAATTCGTGAAAGGAATACCATGGTTGAGCAGTTCCCAATCGTGTTGAGGGGGTACGACAAGGAAAGGGTCGATGAAGCGTTCGCTTCGGCTCAGGAGACGGTGGACCGTCTGCGTGAGCAGGTCAAGGCCGACGATCAGACCATCCTTGAACTGCAGGCACAGCTGCAGGAAGAGAAAAACAAGAAGGCCAACCCGAATTCGTTCGCATCTCTGGGCGCCAACGCGCAGCAGATGCTCGCCAGCGCGGAACAGACCAGCGCCGAGCTGCTTGACCGTGCCAAGAAAGACGCTTCCGCGGCACGCGCCACGGTGCAGCTTCAGGCCGAAACCCTGCTGAACAACGCCAAGCTCGACGCCAAGCGTATTCTCGACGAGGCCAAGGCCAAGGCTGAAGCGGTGCTGTCGAAGGCCAATAATGATGCCGGCACGCTGAAGTCCAACGCCCAGCGCGAAGCGGACCAGCTGCGTGGCGAAGCGCAGAAGGCCGTGGTGGCGCAACGTCAGACCGTTGATCTGGAATTGACCAACTCCCGTGAGGAGCACGACAAGCGTCTCGCATCGGAGCGCGCCACGCAGGAGCGTGAGCTCTCCGATATGCGCGCCGAAGCCACCGAGCAGATCGCGGCGCAGCGCAAGAACGCCAATGACGAGATTAACCGCATGAAAAGCGAGACCAACGACCAGATCGAATCCGCGTTGGCCGAAGCCAACAAGAAGCTGGCCGACGTGCGTGAGCAGGTGTCCAAGATGATGACGGACGCGCAGCGCCGTGCCTCGGAAATCACGGATACCGCCAAAGCCAAAGCACAGGAGATCACCGACGAGGCCGAAGTGCATCGCACCAAGACCATCAGCCAGGTCAATGCCGAGGTGGAGCAGATCCGCGCCGACATTTCCGCCCAACAGGATGAGGCTACGAAGAAGGTCAACGAGCTGCTCGCCGACCTGAACGAACGCCGTGAAACTGCCAAGAAGCAGTCCGACGAGCTGATCTCCGAAGCGCAGCATACGCGCGATGAGGCCGAGGCATACGCTTCCGACAGGCGTGAGGCAGCCGATAAGCAGGCTGCCAGCATTCTCAAGCAGGCCACCGAAGAGGCCGACGAGCAGATCAACGAGCGTCGTGAGGCAGCCAAGAGCGAGCTTGAAGGTGTGCAGCAGCGCATCGCCGACCTGCAGACCCGTGAGGCGCAGATCACGCAGCGTGTCAGTGAACTGCGTGCCATGTTTGCCAACGCGTTCTCCGGTTTCGGCGCGAACGGCCTGTCCGTGGTCAATTCCATCGACGGTGAACAGCATGAGTCCGCAGCTGAAGCTGAAACTCCGGCGGAATCGCACGACGAGAGCGGCGAAACTGTTGCGGGCGAACCGGAAGTGACCTTCGACGAGGATGTTGTCTCCGACGAACAGCAGAATAATGACGACTTTGAAGAACCGTCCGAAGACGAGCAGTCTGACCAGGGCGAGGAAGCACAGGAGGAACAGAACAATGACTGACATCACGCCGTTGAGCGCTGATGCATTGGCAACGCTGGTTGAGGATTTCGAAGCCAGCGACCACAACCGTATGGCCATGAACGCGGTCACCGCGGCGGGCGTCAACAAGGTGGCGCGCAACTATGACCGCGCCCGCTTGATGCAGCGCAGGTTTTCCACTATTGTCGACAATGGTACCGCCACCCATCAGGATCGTTCCGGCCGTTGCTGGCTGTTCAGCTCGCTGAACGTGGCCCGTTTCGTGGCCAAGAAGAACATGGGGCTGAAGGAATTCGAGTTCTCTCAGAACTATGCCATGTACTACGACAAGCTCGAGCGCGTCAACTACTTCCTGCAGGACGTGGCCGAACTGGTGAAGGCCGGCGAGCCGTCCGACTCCCGCCTGATTCAGCATCTGCTCGCCGACGTGATGGGCGACGGCGGTCAGTGGACCATGGCCATGAACGTGTACAAGAAGTATGGTGCCGTTCCGAAGGATCTGTTCCCGGAAACTGAATCCTCCAAGAACACCGGCGAAATGAACGTGCAATTGCGTCGCCTGTTGCATACGGCCGTCGCGCACATGTATGCCGATCCGACTTCGATCGAATCGGTGATCGCCGAAGCGACCGCCGCCGGCCACCGTATTCTGACGATTCACTTGGGCGAGCCGCCGAAGAGCTTCGACTGGGAGTGGACCGACAAGGACGGCGAGTTCCACCGCGATGGTGAGATCACGCCTGTGGAATTCTGGCAGAAGTACGTCGGTTCCGCCGATTTGGAAAGCTACGTGTGCCTGGTCGACGATCCTCGTCAGGAGCATGTGAAGGGCAAGAAGATCGGTATCGAGCACTTGGGTAATGTGGCCGGGGGAGACCCGACCGAATATCTGAACGTGCCGAACCAGTTCATGAAGGATTGCGTGCGTCAGATTCTCGAAGAGCAGGGCATTCCAGTATGGTTCGGTGCCGACTGCCACCCGATGATGGATCGTGAAAACGGCGCTTGGGCCACTGATCTGTTCGAATACGGCAAGGTGTATGGTGTCGACTTCGATCTGAACAAGGAAGATCGCGTGCGCTTTGCCGATTCCGCGATGAACCACGCTATGGCGTTCGTTGGCGTGGACGTTGCCGAAGACGGCACGACCACCCGTCGTTGGCGTGTGGAGAACTCTTGGGGCGACAAGATCGCAGACAAGGGCTACTTCACCATGAGCGATGATTGGTTCACCGAATACGTGTACGAGGTCGCCGTGCCGAAGGCGCTGCTCCCTGCCGAATATCAGGCCGCTCTTGACGAACCTGCCACCATGCTCCCCGCATGGGATCCGATGGGCGCTCTGGCTGACTGATACGTAAACCGACAAGCCGATTGACGAATGCCGACTGCATGGGACTTCGCAAAAAGTCCAGCATGCAGTCGGCATTCGTGTTATTCCACTTTTATCCGTTAAGGTAACTTCGGTGATTATCATCCAAGCACAGTATGCATGAAGCAGGTATGCAGGCATAAGGAGGAGCAGAAGAGATGTCAGGTCTTCGCGGTCCAGATAGTTCGAGGGATGCACAATTGTTGGATGACGCTGTGTTTCCGGAGACCGTGGATGTCAATATTCGACAGTTGGACCCGATTCCCGCCCCTCGATATTTTCTGAAGGAAATCCCGCTTACCGACGAGATGAGCGATCTGGTGTTGAAGTCCCGTCAAGAAATCCGCGATGTGCTGAATGGCAAAGACGACCGTCTGCTTGCCATCGTCGGCCCCTGCTCGATTCATGATCCGAAAGCCGCGCACGAATACGCCGAAAAGCTCGCGGCCGTCAAAAAAGAGCTGGAAGACCGGCTGGTCATCGTGATGCGCGTGTATTTCGAAAAGCCGCGCACCACCATCGGTTGGAAGGGTCTGATCAACGATCCTGATCTCGACGGCCAGTTCAACATTCGCAAGGGCATGTGGCTCGCACGCAAGGTGCTGGCCGATGTGCTGGGTCTTGGACTCCCAGCAGCCACGGAATGGCTTGACCCGATCACCCCGCAGTACATCTGCGACCTGATCAGCTGGGGTGCGATCGGCGCTCGCAACACCGAAAGCCAAGTGCATCGCGAGCTCGCGTCGGGCATGTCGATGCCGATTGGGTTCAAGAACGCCACCGACGGTTCGGTCAAGCCGGCAGCGGACTCCTGCTTCGCGGCCGCCTTCGAGCATCATTTCCTGTCCATCAATCTTGACGGACGTGTGATTTCCGCCGAAACCAAGGGCAATCCCGATTGCCACCTGGTGTTGCGCGGTTCTTCGCACGGTCCGAACTACGACACCGAATCCGTGGCGAAGGCGTTGGCCGATCTGAAGGTTTCCAAGGCTTCCGGACCGAGCGAACACGGCATCGTCATCGACGCGGCGCACGGCAACTGCGGCAAGAACGAAGTGCGCGAAGCTGAAGTGGTCGAAAACATCGCATCCCGCATCGCAACAGGCGAACAGGGCATCAGCGGCATTATGATGGAAAGCTTCCTGAAAGCCGGCAATCAGAAGCCCGCTCCGCTCGACCAGCTGGAATACGGCAAGTCCATCACTGACGCCTGCGTGCCGTGGGAACGTACCGAACAGCTGCTGCACACGCTTGCCGAAGCGGTTGAAAGCCGCCGCAAGCTTGCCGAATAATCGCAAATAAGCGTAAATAATCGTCAATAGAAAAACCGTGCAAAAACCGCGTAATCTGCGTGATCGCACGGTTTTTGCATTGTGATTGCTATTCTTGGGAAAGATAGTGATTTGGAAAGATAGTGATTTCCAAGGAGAGCAGTGAGATGCAGCAGCAGCTGAACACGCCTGAAGAGCTTCGTGCCATCCGTCAGGCCATGGATGAAGGTAAGAATCCGCTGGTGGTTACGGATGTGCCGCGATGGGAAGATCAGGTTGGCATCAGTCGCATCGTGAACCGCCGAGTGCTTGAATTTGAGGTGCTTCCCACACCGGCGCAGGTGTTGGGCGATCTGCCGCTCAGCGATCAGGCGCAGGAAATCGTCGCCTATTCTCGAGATGAGATTCGCGCCTGCCTATATGGTCAGGATGATCGATTGCTGGTGATTGTAGGCCCATGTTCCGTGCATGATCCTGCTGCAGCGCTCGATTATGCCCGTCGTTTGGCCGCGTTGAAAGACGAGTTGGGCGGCGAATTGCTGATTGTGATGCGCGTGTATTTCGAAAAGCCGCGTACCACAGTCGGCTGGAAAGGTCTGATTAACGATCCCGACATCGATGGCAGCTGCAATATCAAGAAGGGTTTGCTATTGGCCCGCCGTACACTGCTTGGCGTATTGGACGCCGGTTTGGCTGCGGCCACGGAATTCCTGGAACCAACCAGCCCGCAGTACATTTCCGACGCGGTCAGCTGGGGTGCGGTCGGCGCTCGCAACACCGAAAGCCAGGTGCACCGTCAGCTCGCTTCGGGCATGTCGATGCCGATCGGCTTCAAAAACGCCACCGATGGTTCCATCAAAGCGCCGACCGATTCATGTTTTGCTTCGGCGCAACAGCACACGTTCTTCGGCGTCGATCACATGGGCCGCGCAGCCGTGGTCAAAACGCTCGGCAACCCCGACTGCCATGTGGTGTTGCGCGGTTCGAGCAGCGGTCCGAACTATGACGCCGAATCCGTGGCGAACGCCATGAAGCTGATTCGTGAGAAAATGCCGGCAGAATCCGCGGCCGCGCACGGCCTGATCGTGGACTGTTCGCATGGAAATTCCGGCAAAGACGAGCATCGTCAGGCCGAAGTGGTGCGCAATATCGCAAGTCGCATCGCCGACGGTGAAGAGGGCATCACCGGCATTATGATGGAAAGCTTCATCGAGGGTGGCAGCCAAAAACCGGCACCGCTTGCCGAACTGACGTACGGTCAATCCATCACCGACAAATGCTTAAGCTGGCAGACCACGGAACAGCTGCTGCGCGAACTCGCGCAAGCCGTGGGCAAGCGCCGCTGGAAGTGAGCGAAGCGAAAAGAAGCGAAACCGAGCGAAAAGCGTGAAGCAATCGAAAGGAACGAACGCATGAGCACAATCGCCATCATCGGCGCCATGGACGAGGAAGTTGCCAATATCGCATCCGCATTGAGCGACATTACCGTAACGGAGGAAGCCGGCGTCAGCGTGACGCGCGGTACCATCGAAACCAACAAGGACACGCGTGTAAACGTTGCTGCAACGGTTGGCGGCATGGGCACCGTCAATATCGCCGCCACCACGCAGCATCTCATCGACGCGGACCAGCCTGACGCCGTGATTTTCTCCGGCATCGCAGGCAATCTCAACACGCATCTGCACATCAACGACGTGGTGCTTGGCGGCACGCTGCGCTACCTCGACACTGACATGCGTCTCGTCGGCCAGTGGAAGCCAGGAACTGCGGACCAGCCAGTGGAGGAATTCCACTCCGACGACCGCCTGATCGAAGTTGCCGATAAGGTGCTGACCGATCTGAACGTGCATCACATTACCGGCATCATCGCCACCGGCAACTATTTCGTGGACGGTCCGAAGAAAGTGGAGCAGGTGATTCGCGAAACCGGCGCGGACGCGGTCGAAATGGAAGGCGCCGCGGTGGCACATATCGCGGCACGCAACGACCTGCCCGTGCTAGTCATTCGCGCGTTGAGCGACAATGCCGACACGGATTACGTGGAATTCAAGGAATTCGACATTTCAGAATATGCCGATACTGCGGCGAAAATCGCAGTGAATATCGTCAAGCGCATGTAAGCGCAGCACGGCCCGTCCAGCGCATCGATTGCTGGACGGGCCGTCTCATATTTCGGTATGGCGAATCTCATGAAAGTGAACTGCAGGGAAACTTCCGATGGCGTGAGGGAATCGCGCACGGGAATCACTTTCGGGAACCGCTACTGTTGAAGAAGAATGACGGATTATCGGAAGGTTAACGTATGACGCTGGAGCACGTGGCGATGGCGATGGCGATTGCGATGGCGATGGCGATTGTGGTTGTCGCAGTGGTCGCCTTTCTGCTGGGGCGTGTCCGGGGCGTGCGGCTCGAGGAGGATGAGATCGACTCGAACGATCCAAGCCTGTTCGGCGCGCAGAAGAACATGTCGCTGTTCGGTCCGCACGTGCCTGTGCAGCCCACGGAACGCCAGCTTATTGCCGTCATGCCGGAGGCGTTGATCGTCGTCGATTCGCTGGCGTCGGTCAAATATGTGTCCCCGGGCGCGCAACGTTTCGGCATTGTTGAAGACCATGCGATGACGCTCGCCGAAATCCGAGATATTCTGCGATTGGTGTCGACCGACAGCGTGGTGCGTGAGCGTGAATTGTCGATTCCGTTGGATCGCGCCGCTCGCGCCGCCGCAAAGAACACCGACGGCAAGGGCATTGAGGCAGGCAAGTTCCGCCCTTCCGACACGCTGTATCTGCATGTGCGCGTCGGCCAGATTTCCGATGATCTGTTTGCGATTTTCATTTCCGACATGAGCGAGCAGCGTCGTTTCGAAATCATGCGTCGTGATTTCGTGACCAATGTTTCGCACGAATTGAAAACTCCGGCAGGTGCGATTTCTCTGCTTGCCGAAACGATTGGCGATGCTGCAGACGATCCCGATATGGTGAAGTATTTCGCAGGCCGCGTGTCCAAGGAATCCGAACGATTGACGGAATTGGTGCATCGTTTGATCGACTTGCAGAAGGCGCAAAGCGCGGCTGCGGTGCTGAATGCGGAACGGCTTTCCGTGCTTGCTTTGGCACGCGAGGCGATTGTCGAAAACCAAGTGAATGCTGAATCGAAGCATATCAGCATGGTGCTTTCGCTGAATGGCAAGCAGAAGCTGGTGCACGTCGAGGGTGCCGAAAACGCTGTTGACCGGGATGACGTGTTCATCAACGCCGACCATGAAACCATCAAAACCGCGGTGAAGAACTTGGTGGAGAACGCCATCAACTATTCTCCGGAACACACCACCGTTGCGGTAGGTGTCGGCAGTGGCGATGGCAAGGTCTCGATTCGTGTCGTCGACCAGGGCATCGGCATTCCGGAATCCTCGTTGGATCGTATTTTCGAGCGATTCTACCGTGTCGATCCCGCGCGCTCCCGCGAAACAGGGGGTACAGGATTGGGTTTGGCCATTACCAAGCATTGCGTGCAGGATTGCGGAGGCACTATCGCCGTGTGGTCGCGTGAAGGGGAGGGATCGACCTTCACCATCACCTTGCCCCAGGCGAAATCGGAGCAAGACGAGGAATCTGCGAAATCTGAAACCGCGGAAATTAGTGAATCAGCGCAGCTTCCAATCGAATAATTCAAGCAAAACGAATAATTCAAGCAAATAACCAAATCAATCAACGTTCCAATCAACAAGAGCACACAGAGGAGAAGCACCAATGACGCGCATTCTGATCGTCGAGGACGAGGAATCGTATCGAGAGCCGCTGGTCTACCAGCTCACCCGCGAAGGCTACGACGTGTCCGCCGCTGCCACCGGTGAGGAAGGATTGGAACTGTTCACCAAAGGAGGCATCGATCTGGTGCTGCTCGATCTGATGCTGCCCGGGCTTGACGGCACTGCGCTATGCCGCAGAATTCGTGAGCAAAGCCGTGTGCCGATCATCATGCTCACTGCGAAAAGCGCGGAAATCGACAAGGTGGTCGGTTTGGAAATCGGCGCGGACGACTACATCACCAAGCCGTACTCGTTCCGCGAGCTGCTGGCGCGGGTGCGTGCGGTGCTGCGACGCAACCAGATGGTGGCCGACGCGACGGAATCCTCCGATGACGATATTCCGCTGATCTGCGGCGACATTTCCATGAAGATCGGCCAGCATGAGGTGATGGTGCGCGGAGAGAACGTGTTCTTCCCGCTGAAGGAATTCGAGCTTCTCGAATATCTCATGCAGAACAAGGGCCGTGTGATGACTCGCCACCAGCTGATCGACCGTATCTGGGGGTCCGATTACGTTGGCGACACCAAAACGTTGGATGTGCACGTCAAGCGTGTCCGCTCCAAAATCGAGGAGGATCCGGCGCATCCGAAATATCTGACCACCGTGCGCGGTTTGGGATACAAAATCGACGTTCCTGCGGAATAAAGCGGAAATATCGCGATAGCTGGAAATATATAAGATAAAATATTGCGATTCCAGTAATCATCGTAATTTACCGAATAATTGATTATCGATTGATAACTGAATATAAGACCGTGGTATCACGATAGTCGCCGAAGATCGGTGAATGGAAATGACGAAAACGTCCGAAGTGTCGTAGAGTGTTCATCTTCCGTTCACCGATTTTGGTTTTGCAGGACCAAAACCACCAATAGGCTTGACATTGTCATGAAGAACGATGGCGACAACAGAATATGAAATGTCAGAAACATACGCCATCAGAATGTTGACAGAGGGAAAAGAATAATGCGTAATTCCATTCTCGTACGCTCCATTGCAGCTGTGTCCGGCATTGTGATGCTGGCTTCCGTCGCGGCTTGCGGCGACAACACTGCTTCCAACACTGATTCTTCGGCTAGCACCGACACCAAGACCACCGAAACCGTGTCTGGCAACTTCTCCGGCGCTGGCGCTTCCTCCCAGCAGGCTGCTGTGGAAGCTTGGATCGCCGGCTTCCAGGGCACCAACCCGGATGCCAAGGTCGCTTACAACCCGTCTGGTTCCGGCGCTGGCGTTTCCACCTTCCTGACCGGCGCCACCGCATGGGCCGGCTCCGATGCCGCCCTGTCCAATGACGAGGTCGAGCAGTCCAAGAGCGTGTGCGCTTCCGGCAACGCCTTCGACATCCCGGTCTACGTCTCCCCGATCGCAGTGGTCTTCAACCTCAACGGTATCTCTGGCAAGGGCAAGACCCTGAACATGGACGCCGACACCATCGCCAAGATCTTCGACGGCAAGATCACCAAGTGGAACGATGACGCCATCAAGCAGCAGAACCCGAAGGTTGACCTGCCTGATCTCGACATCACCGTGGTGCACCGCTCCGACAAGTCCGGCACCACCAAGAACTTCCTGAGCTACGTCAAGGATGCCGCTGGCGACGCTTGGGGCTATGAGCTCGGCGAGAACTGGCCGAACGAGGTTGGCCAAGGCGCCAAGGGCACCTCCGGCGTGATCTCCACCGTGCAGCAGGCTGACGGCACCATCGGCTACGCCGATGCCTCCCAGGCTGGCGAGCTCGGCACCGTTGCAGTGAAGGTCGGCGACAATTACGTGCCGTTCTCCGCTGAGGCTGCCGCCAAGGTTGTGGATGCCTCCCCGCTCGACGAATCCGCCACTGGCGACAACCGTGTGGTCGTCAAGCTCGATCACAACACCACCGAGGCCGGCGCCTACCCGATCGTGCTTGTCTCCTACGACATCGCCTGCCCGGCATACAAGGATGCCAACACCGCCAAGTTCGTCAAGTCCTGGCTCACCTACGTGGTCAGCGACGAGGGCCAGCAGACCGCTGCCTCCGCTGCAGGCTCCGCTCCGCTGTCCGACACCATGCGCCAGAAGGTCCTCAAGTCCATCGACGCCATCGAAACCAAGTGAGCTTTGGTACAGTAAACGATAAGCTCTCGGTGAACGGCAACTGACCGTCTGTTTCAGGCCGCAGCCGCAACATGAAAGCGGGTGCGGCCTGAAACGGTACTTGTAGGTGAAACGGAAAACGTAACCATCGAACGTCATCATGACGCAAGTCATCGCAAGTCATCGAACGTCATCGTAGACCTGTTCAAGTAATCGCAAGTTAAGGAGAACCCGTGAGTTCGCAAAGCAAAACGGCACAGCAGCCGGTGAGCGGCAAAAACGCGGACAAGGTGTTCAAGGGCGTGGCCTACGCCTGCGGCATCCTGATCCTCGTGGTGCTCGCCGCCGTCGCGCTGTTCCTGCTGTTCCGCGCATGGCCGTTGATCGGCGGCGATCAGCAGGCCAATAGCGAAACCATCAGCAACTTCACCGGCGGCAAGGCCTCCAGCTTCTGGGGCTACGTCGGACCGCTGCTGTTCGGCACCGTGCTGATCTCCGCGCTGGCACTGTTGATTTCCTTCTTCGTGTCGGTCGGCATCGCACTGTTCATCTCGCACTATGCGCCGAAGAAGCTCGCCACCGCCTTGAGCTATGTGGTCGATCTGCTTGCCGCAATCCCGTCTGTTATCTACGGTCTGTGGGGCGGCTTGGTGCTGGTGCCCGCCATCTACCCGTTCTGGAATTGGGTGGCCAAGTATCTTGGCTGGATTCCGCTGTTCGCAGGTCCTGCCGCCAATCCTTCCCGTACCGTCGCCACTGTGGGCGTGGTGCTCGCAGTCATGATTCTGCCGATCATCACCTCCATGTCTCGCGATATCTTCCTGCAGACCCCGCGCCTTCAGGAAGAGGCAGCGCTCGCCTTGGGTGCCACTCGTTGGGAAATGGTCAAGCTTGCGGTGCTGCCATTCGGCAAGTCCGGTGTGGTGTCTGCTTCGATGTTGGGCTTGGGTCGTGCCCTTGGCGAAACCATGGCCGTGCTCATGATCCTGTCTCCGGGCCTCAACTACTCCATCAAGCTGCTGCAGGCCTCGCAGAATCAAACGATTGCAGCCAACATCGCCGCGCAGTATCCGGAAGCCAACGATCTCGGCGTGTCCGTGCTGATCGGCACCGGCCTGGTGCTGTTCCTCATTACTTTCGTGGTGAATTTCATCGCCCGTAAGCTTACCGAGAAAGCGAGTGCGTGATGACCGCAGTGAATAACAACGCTTCTCCGATGGACGGTGCCCCCGTCATCGATTTTGACAAGTTCAAGCCGACGCGTTCCTTTACCGCTGCACGTAAGCGCAAGGACCTCGCGATGCGCGTGCTGATCGCGCTTGCATTCATTGTGGCGCTGATTCCGCTGTTCTCGGTGCTGCTCACCACCATCGT
This window of the Bifidobacterium pseudocatenulatum DSM 20438 = JCM 1200 = LMG 10505 genome carries:
- a CDS encoding sensor histidine kinase; translated protein: MTLEHVAMAMAIAMAMAIVVVAVVAFLLGRVRGVRLEEDEIDSNDPSLFGAQKNMSLFGPHVPVQPTERQLIAVMPEALIVVDSLASVKYVSPGAQRFGIVEDHAMTLAEIRDILRLVSTDSVVRERELSIPLDRAARAAAKNTDGKGIEAGKFRPSDTLYLHVRVGQISDDLFAIFISDMSEQRRFEIMRRDFVTNVSHELKTPAGAISLLAETIGDAADDPDMVKYFAGRVSKESERLTELVHRLIDLQKAQSAAAVLNAERLSVLALAREAIVENQVNAESKHISMVLSLNGKQKLVHVEGAENAVDRDDVFINADHETIKTAVKNLVENAINYSPEHTTVAVGVGSGDGKVSIRVVDQGIGIPESSLDRIFERFYRVDPARSRETGGTGLGLAITKHCVQDCGGTIAVWSREGEGSTFTITLPQAKSEQDEESAKSETAEISESAQLPIE
- a CDS encoding response regulator transcription factor; the protein is MTRILIVEDEESYREPLVYQLTREGYDVSAAATGEEGLELFTKGGIDLVLLDLMLPGLDGTALCRRIREQSRVPIIMLTAKSAEIDKVVGLEIGADDYITKPYSFRELLARVRAVLRRNQMVADATESSDDDIPLICGDISMKIGQHEVMVRGENVFFPLKEFELLEYLMQNKGRVMTRHQLIDRIWGSDYVGDTKTLDVHVKRVRSKIEEDPAHPKYLTTVRGLGYKIDVPAE
- a CDS encoding 3-deoxy-7-phosphoheptulonate synthase, with translation MSGLRGPDSSRDAQLLDDAVFPETVDVNIRQLDPIPAPRYFLKEIPLTDEMSDLVLKSRQEIRDVLNGKDDRLLAIVGPCSIHDPKAAHEYAEKLAAVKKELEDRLVIVMRVYFEKPRTTIGWKGLINDPDLDGQFNIRKGMWLARKVLADVLGLGLPAATEWLDPITPQYICDLISWGAIGARNTESQVHRELASGMSMPIGFKNATDGSVKPAADSCFAAAFEHHFLSINLDGRVISAETKGNPDCHLVLRGSSHGPNYDTESVAKALADLKVSKASGPSEHGIVIDAAHGNCGKNEVREAEVVENIASRIATGEQGISGIMMESFLKAGNQKPAPLDQLEYGKSITDACVPWERTEQLLHTLAEAVESRRKLAE
- a CDS encoding coiled-coil domain-containing protein, translated to MVEQFPIVLRGYDKERVDEAFASAQETVDRLREQVKADDQTILELQAQLQEEKNKKANPNSFASLGANAQQMLASAEQTSAELLDRAKKDASAARATVQLQAETLLNNAKLDAKRILDEAKAKAEAVLSKANNDAGTLKSNAQREADQLRGEAQKAVVAQRQTVDLELTNSREEHDKRLASERATQERELSDMRAEATEQIAAQRKNANDEINRMKSETNDQIESALAEANKKLADVREQVSKMMTDAQRRASEITDTAKAKAQEITDEAEVHRTKTISQVNAEVEQIRADISAQQDEATKKVNELLADLNERRETAKKQSDELISEAQHTRDEAEAYASDRREAADKQAASILKQATEEADEQINERREAAKSELEGVQQRIADLQTREAQITQRVSELRAMFANAFSGFGANGLSVVNSIDGEQHESAAEAETPAESHDESGETVAGEPEVTFDEDVVSDEQQNNDDFEEPSEDEQSDQGEEAQEEQNND
- the pstS gene encoding phosphate ABC transporter substrate-binding protein PstS, translating into MRNSILVRSIAAVSGIVMLASVAACGDNTASNTDSSASTDTKTTETVSGNFSGAGASSQQAAVEAWIAGFQGTNPDAKVAYNPSGSGAGVSTFLTGATAWAGSDAALSNDEVEQSKSVCASGNAFDIPVYVSPIAVVFNLNGISGKGKTLNMDADTIAKIFDGKITKWNDDAIKQQNPKVDLPDLDITVVHRSDKSGTTKNFLSYVKDAAGDAWGYELGENWPNEVGQGAKGTSGVISTVQQADGTIGYADASQAGELGTVAVKVGDNYVPFSAEAAAKVVDASPLDESATGDNRVVVKLDHNTTEAGAYPIVLVSYDIACPAYKDANTAKFVKSWLTYVVSDEGQQTAASAAGSAPLSDTMRQKVLKSIDAIETK
- the pstC gene encoding phosphate ABC transporter permease subunit PstC translates to MSSQSKTAQQPVSGKNADKVFKGVAYACGILILVVLAAVALFLLFRAWPLIGGDQQANSETISNFTGGKASSFWGYVGPLLFGTVLISALALLISFFVSVGIALFISHYAPKKLATALSYVVDLLAAIPSVIYGLWGGLVLVPAIYPFWNWVAKYLGWIPLFAGPAANPSRTVATVGVVLAVMILPIITSMSRDIFLQTPRLQEEAALALGATRWEMVKLAVLPFGKSGVVSASMLGLGRALGETMAVLMILSPGLNYSIKLLQASQNQTIAANIAAQYPEANDLGVSVLIGTGLVLFLITFVVNFIARKLTEKASA
- a CDS encoding 3-deoxy-7-phosphoheptulonate synthase, which gives rise to MQQQLNTPEELRAIRQAMDEGKNPLVVTDVPRWEDQVGISRIVNRRVLEFEVLPTPAQVLGDLPLSDQAQEIVAYSRDEIRACLYGQDDRLLVIVGPCSVHDPAAALDYARRLAALKDELGGELLIVMRVYFEKPRTTVGWKGLINDPDIDGSCNIKKGLLLARRTLLGVLDAGLAAATEFLEPTSPQYISDAVSWGAVGARNTESQVHRQLASGMSMPIGFKNATDGSIKAPTDSCFASAQQHTFFGVDHMGRAAVVKTLGNPDCHVVLRGSSSGPNYDAESVANAMKLIREKMPAESAAAHGLIVDCSHGNSGKDEHRQAEVVRNIASRIADGEEGITGIMMESFIEGGSQKPAPLAELTYGQSITDKCLSWQTTEQLLRELAQAVGKRRWK
- the mtnN gene encoding 5'-methylthioadenosine/S-adenosylhomocysteine nucleosidase yields the protein MSTIAIIGAMDEEVANIASALSDITVTEEAGVSVTRGTIETNKDTRVNVAATVGGMGTVNIAATTQHLIDADQPDAVIFSGIAGNLNTHLHINDVVLGGTLRYLDTDMRLVGQWKPGTADQPVEEFHSDDRLIEVADKVLTDLNVHHITGIIATGNYFVDGPKKVEQVIRETGADAVEMEGAAVAHIAARNDLPVLVIRALSDNADTDYVEFKEFDISEYADTAAKIAVNIVKRM
- a CDS encoding C1 family peptidase; protein product: MTDITPLSADALATLVEDFEASDHNRMAMNAVTAAGVNKVARNYDRARLMQRRFSTIVDNGTATHQDRSGRCWLFSSLNVARFVAKKNMGLKEFEFSQNYAMYYDKLERVNYFLQDVAELVKAGEPSDSRLIQHLLADVMGDGGQWTMAMNVYKKYGAVPKDLFPETESSKNTGEMNVQLRRLLHTAVAHMYADPTSIESVIAEATAAGHRILTIHLGEPPKSFDWEWTDKDGEFHRDGEITPVEFWQKYVGSADLESYVCLVDDPRQEHVKGKKIGIEHLGNVAGGDPTEYLNVPNQFMKDCVRQILEEQGIPVWFGADCHPMMDRENGAWATDLFEYGKVYGVDFDLNKEDRVRFADSAMNHAMAFVGVDVAEDGTTTRRWRVENSWGDKIADKGYFTMSDDWFTEYVYEVAVPKALLPAEYQAALDEPATMLPAWDPMGALAD